The following proteins come from a genomic window of Macadamia integrifolia cultivar HAES 741 chromosome 14, SCU_Mint_v3, whole genome shotgun sequence:
- the LOC122061365 gene encoding glucan endo-1,3-beta-glucosidase 4-like, with protein sequence MKPEKWHGSVFLLIAFMFYDVSGAFIGINIGTDVTGLPSAVDVVSTLKAHQVTHIRLYDADRGMLNALAGSGIEVMVGVTNQEVLGIGESPSVAAAWVNKNVAAYVPQTNITAIAVGSEVLTSIPNASPILVPAMNYLHNALVASNLSSHVKVSSPQSMDIIPRPFPPSTATFNSTWNSTMYKILQFLKNTGSFFMLNAYPYYGYTKGNGIFPIDYALFRPLPRTKQIVDPNTLFLYNSMFDSMVDATYYSMDALNFSGIPVIVTESGWPWLGGVTEPDATLDNAETYNNNLIRRVLNNSGPPSQPTIPISTYIYEMFNEDKRPGPTSEKNWGIIFPNGTSVYPLSLSSSQLTGNSSGVGAFCVAKQDADSAALQAGLNWACGQGQSNCSVIQAGQPCYNPDTLQNHASYAYNDYFHKMRSAGGTCDFGGTAIVTNVDPSHGSCIFSGSSSSNTSVVTTPAAFGPMPTIDVGSTSILQASKIVYLILAIILALV encoded by the exons ATGAAGCCTGAAAAATGGCACGGAAGTGTGTTTTTGCTCATAGCCTTCATGTTTTATGATGTGTCAG GTGCATTCATAGGGATAAACATTGGCACGGATGTAACCGGTTTGCCATCTGCTGTGGATGTGGTGTCAACCCTTAAAGCTCATCAAGTTACTCATATCCGTCTCTATGATGCAGACCGTGGCATGCTGAATGCCCTTGCAGGCTCTGGCATTGAAGTCATGGTGGGAGTCACTAATCAGGAGGTGCTAGGGATTGGGGAATCACCATCAGTTGCAGCAGCCTGGGTCAATAAGAATGTTGCCGCTTACGTGCCACAAACCAATATCACAGCCATTGCTGTTGGCAGCGAGGTGCTGACTTCAATACCCAATGCTTCTCCCATACTGGTTCCAGCCATGAACTACCTTCATAATGCCCTAGTGGCTTCAAATCTCAGTTCCCATGTCAAAGTTTCGAGCCCACAGTCCATGGACATTATTCCTAGGCCTTTCCCACCCTCCACTGCGACCTTCAATTCCACATGGAATTCCACAATGTACAAGATCCTCCAGTTTTTGAAGAACACAGGGTCCTTTTTTATGTTAAATGCCTACCCTTATTATGGTTACACAAAAGGAAATGGCATCTTTCCTATTGATTATGCTCTGTTTAGGCCACTTCCTCGAACCAAACAGATTGTTGACCCCAATACTCTTTTCCTTTATAACAGCATGTTTGACTCCATGGTTGATGCCACCTATTACTCTATGGATGCACTAAATTTTTCTGGTATTCCTGTGATAGTGACAGAATCAGGCTGGCCATGGCTAGGTGGAGTCACTGAACCTGATGCAACTCTTGATAATGCTGAGACATACAACAACAACTTGATCCGCCGAGTGCTCAACAATTCAGGCCCTCCTAGCCAGCCAACTATTCCTATCAGCACATACATTTATGAGATGTTCAACGAAGACAAACGGCCAGGGCCCACATCTGAGAAAAATTGGGGCATCATTTTTCCGAATGGGACGTCAGTATATCCTTTAAGTCTGAGTTCATCTCAACTTACTGGGAACTCTtcaggtgttggggcattctgtGTGGCAAAACAAGATGCAGATTCTGCTGCATTGCAGGCTGGTTTGAACTGGGCTTGTGGGCAAGGACAGTCTAATTGCAGTGTAATTCAGGCAGGGCAACCATGCTATAATCCTGACACACTCCAAAACCATGCCTCTTATGCTTACAATGATTATTTTCACAAAATGCGTAGTGCTGGTGGGACCTGCGATTTTGGTGGTACAGCCATTGTTACCAATGTTGATCCCA GCCATGGTTCATGCATTTTTTCTGGAAG TTCTAGTTCAAACACAAGTGTAGTAACAACTCCGGCTGCATTTGGACCCATGCCCACGATCGACGTGGGTTCAACTTCAATCCTGCAAGCTTCCAAGATTGTGTATCTGATCCTGGCTATTATTCTTGCTCTGGTCTGA
- the LOC122061968 gene encoding serine/arginine-rich SC35-like splicing factor SCL30A, translating into MRDRSYSYSPSPPRGYSRRGRSPSPRSRYGGRGRDLPTSLLVRNLRRDCRPEDLRRPFGEFGPIKDIYLPRDYYTGEPRGFGFVQFVDPADAEEAKYQMDGQILHGRELTVVFAEENRKRPADMRARDRLRGRLHDRRSPRYSRSPRYSRSPLYARSRSRSPTYYSPSPRRRRHYSRSVSPQDRRYRREPSYSHSPPYNGSSSRSRSPSRSQSRSPDDFPRKVRRERSLSQ; encoded by the exons ATGAGGGATAGAAGCTATAGCTACAGCCCATCACCACCAAGAGGCTACAGCAGGCGAGGTCGGAGTCCCAGCCCCAGGAGTCGCTATGGAGGTCGTGGTAGAGATCTTCCTACTAGCCTTTTAGTTCGTAACCTTCGCCGTGATTGTAG GCCAGAAGACCTCCGtaggccatttggagaatttggtcCTATTAAGGACATATACTTGCCAAGAGATTATTATACTGG AGAGCCTAGGGGCTTTGGTTTTGTCCAATTTGTAGATCCTGCTGATGCTGAAGAAGCTAAGTATCAGATGGATGGGCAAATTCTTCATGGGCGGGAGTTGACTGTTGTATTTGCAGAGGAGAATAGAAAAAGACCAGCTGACATGAGGGCGAGAGATCGGTTAAG GGGTCGACTGCATGATCGAAGGTCTCCTCGTTATTCACGTTCCCCACGCTACTCGCGATCTCCACTTTATGCAAGATCACGGTCCCGCAGTCCTACTTACTATTCTCCATCCCCCAGACGGAGGAGGCATTATTCAAG ATCTGTTTCACCTCAAGACAGAAGATACCGCCGAGAGCCTTCCTATTCTCATTCTCCTCCTTATAATGGCTCAAGTAGCCGCAGCCGGAGTCCAAGCAGGAGCCAAAGCCGATCTCCAGATGACTTCCCAAGGAAAGTGAGGAGAGAAAGATCATTAAGTCAGTGA